Part of the Misgurnus anguillicaudatus chromosome 25, ASM2758022v2, whole genome shotgun sequence genome, CCACAGAATTCACATTCACGTCATCAGCATCTTCAACAACAAATTCAGCAGCAACACTTTGGGGCTAGACAGGACAAAAATTGTGAGGCACAACAGGCAGGTCAAAGGGCACATCAAAATAATCGTTTAGGTCAGCCAGAGCGTACACCTGGTCAGGATCATGGAGCTTTGCAAAGACTAATGGTTTCTCGTTCAATGGAGCAGCAGTTGACCTCCCAGGCAAGCAATTCTGTTTCTCGCTCCTCAGATCTTGTTTGCACTCCTTCACGTCAGGAGCGTCATCGTCTCTCTAGTTATTCAGCAGAGGCTCTTATAGGGAAAGCTCCTGCTACTGGTGAGCAACGTATGGGGGTGCATTTGCAAGCACCCAGAAACAATGCACAGGACCAGTCAGACTTACGAGTCTATGTAGATTCATCACGTGGTAAAGGAAATATTGCTCATAATTCTCAGAGTAGGCTACCCCCTGACCATGCCAATACCACAGATGCACAGCGAATACCAGAGTGTGGACCTTTTAAGGCTCTGGTTAGTGGACATCAGCTAAGTAACTTTGAAGTGCAAGTGTCCCGAAGTGGTGACATGTCCACCAGCAAATCTGTTCCCCAAATCCAGAGAGGTCCTCAGTCACAAGCAGGATTCAGAATGAGTACTGGACCCACAGGAGACGGGCGTGCACGTGGGACATATTCAGGTCCACATCCTACTGCTCAAGGTTTGCACATTGGAGCAGGATTGACAAGAGATCAAGAAGTATGTCATCAAAGCTTTATGCAAAGTCTTTTGGCACCACATATTCCTGAGCAAAATGGGCACCAAAGGACAGCACAGGGTTGTACCTCAGGGAGTATAGAATACAACTGTGTGACTTCTGCCGGAGAGCTTCAAACTAAATCTTCTAGTCCCAATTTACACCCTACACAGAAAGCTGCTCCCATACGTCTAGGAGACAATAACAAAGGCCACCTTTCTCAAGTGAGCGGAAATTTGCATGGTCCACCTATTAGAGCAGGTCCACTCCATCCCCCTACACCACATAGCAGTTCAGACACAGGACACACTCAAGGCTCAGCCAGGTCACTCTCAGCTGTTAGCCAGCGTCCCCACCACATTGGACCAGATccacaaaacataaaaatccGTCCAGGAGATAGACCTCGGACAGGCAATTTGAGACCTGAAAATCCCTTTGAACCAGAAAGCTCCCTCCCTCTTCCATCGGGTGGAGGAGTGCTCATTGGCCGTACACAAACAGGAAGTGAGGCTAGACGAAGTAGCATTGTGCGTTTTATGGCAGATGGTGCACCAGTCAGCAGTGAAAACAATTTGGTGTCTGAGCAACATCTCACCCAGAATTTTGGCTTTTCTTTCATTGATGGAGGAATGAACCCACCACCTCCCATTAATGCCAATGCATCTTTCATCCCACCAGTCACACAGCCCAGTGCCTCTCGCACACCAGCCCTCCTTCCTGTGGAACCCCAAAACACTCTGCCTTCGTTTTATCCCTCATATTCCCCTGCTCATCCAAGCCTTCCAAGTGAGATTCCTTTACAGTATTTCCCCAATCAGATGTTTACCAGTCCAAGCACTGACAAGACTGCCAGTGCACCTCTGAACAATCGCTTCGGTTCTATTCTTTCTCCCCCCAGACCTGTAGGGTTTGCACAGGCTAGCTTCCCTCTTCTCACAGAAATAACACCTATGCCAATTGCAAACTCATCAGGTATCACACCTCATTTGTCTAACTTCAACTTGACCTCTTTGTTTCCTGAAATTGCCACAGCAATGCCTCCAGATGGCTCCTCTATGCCCATGTCCCCATTGTTGTCCCTTGCAAACACTACTTCATCAGACTCAAATAAACAGTCTAATCGCCCAGCCCACAACATCAGTCATATTTTGGGACATGATGGGACCTCTGCTGTTTAAGgctgtaccatttaaaaaaaacacttaccGAGTCattttaaagactttttaatTGCTCATGAGCAATTAAAGTGTAAATCGTTCTCAGTTCCTATGTCAGGATCGCTGTAGAAATACTTGGACAAAAATCTAAATCTGTCTATTGGCTGTTGGTCTATTTACTTTGTTTAGGTTTTCTTACTGATACTGTCATGCTTTTGCATAATGTATAACTTGttccatgttatttttttaagaacagccgtctttatttaaaagaaaatgactaACTTTTATTATGTAGCGACAAAAGTGAATGGGTATTAAATGCCACAGCAAAAACGATTATAACTTTGCATTTAATGCTAATGTAGATATTTTTTATCCGTTTTGTAAAGTATGTTATTTCgccaatgtaaaaaaaatatttttccttttatctCTTTAACTTTATCTTATCATTCCAGGAAAAAATCCACTTATTTATATAAAGCTTGCATTGTCTGTAGATActtgtaaaaaaatgaaaaattaaagtttcTATCTAATAATTGATAACTCTGGGTTTGGACTCTCAGTGTGGTTGAATGTCATAAAGGGCATGCTTGTGTATTTTCAGATATCTGATTCTGTTTTAGCATGGTAAATCCACCAGATGTCAGTACATTTCagatactatttttttttattaagcttTTTTAATGAGAGTGTTTCTCAAACTGGGGCCTGTGGGTCCCTGGGTTGTCCTGAGGTCGTGCCAGGGGGGGCCtgtttaattacaaaaaatacattaatttatcatatattctgtgtaattaaacctcagaaaaataaggctatcCAACAGCTCTACATTATATAATTtaacatgttttgtttaattcaaattttaagttttggaatgttttatgtcatacattttcttcgAGAGGCATAAAGGGATGCAACGTGCACACGTTGGctgcatgctgaaaaagtttgagaacccctgTTCAAAGCAATGGCTGTGTTCACTTTAATGTGTTCAAAGTCAAAAATAGATTTTGGTAAGAtttgtaattattatatatttttcatcATAGCTTTGGGTCTTGCatttgattttttaagaatttgcaccatattttatttatatcagGTTATTTTTATGCAGAGTCAGCAGTGACTTGTGTAGGGctctaacatttttttttgtgttgttttgtatgTTTACAGGCATTTTAAAATTCATGTGTAGTGCTATAATAGACAAGATCAAATATAATTTCAGCAATTAAATGTTGCACTCCAGTTATTCCCAGAAATACATTACTTTGATTTTACTAGTAcaattgtttacatttacaccagtcacataattattattaactACACAACATAAAGGACTAGAATGACAACAGGAAATATGATTTTCTTTAGCTTTATTTACAAGCAATAGTGCTCAATCCATGTAACCAAAGAGCTACACTTCTAGAATATGTTGGAGATTGTTCTGTTCCTTcatgttttatgtttattacAATGGGAAAATAATACTGATGCAGGTGACTTGCAGGTCTCCAACAGTAAAATCTATCAGAGATATAACTATACAAGTTTGACTACAACCcagtttacaacataaaaatcgGGATATTGTAGGCGTGCCCATTAAAACAATCTTTCAaatactgaaaaaataaatacctACAATATATGGTCTCTTTCTCAGTCAATATTACTACAAACAGAATGCATATACTTTGCATATATTCCTTATTTGTTGTTAATGATGAACATATATAATTCTTAGTAATATATACAAAGCTATAAAAACACAATCACTCATAATGGCTTACTTAAAATTGAGGAAACCCCTGTAAAAAGTTACAAtcaaacatttctgaaatggCGTATTCTTGTATGTAACCTTACAgtagcatttataaaatcataaaacataTGTGGGTATACTGTGCATAAAATACCTATGCATAAAGGTATAAGGCGTGTACACATTCTACAAATACTTTTGATGCAAAGTGTTTTTAAACAGTTATCTGTCCAGAATCTCTGCGCATTACAATGTAATGATTGGTGTGTTATGCTCTTAAAGCGTTACATTTTCCACTAGCTGTACTTCCAACATCAACACAATCTTGTCAGTGGGAAATCTGAAACTTATTACAGTGATACTGTATGTTCAACAGATAAAACGAAATTGCCTCAATGTGTCCAGTTGTTCCTATCTCACATGAGGATCATTTTTATAGCATGCTTATGAAAATGTTCATCAATGTCTAGTTGATGACCGACAAACACACCAAACACGTGTTACATCTGAAATAAAAacctatatatacacacagtaaaaaaaactatactatgtacaaaaaacataaatatataaatatatcctctgttatacaaaaataaatattttctctgtttttctttatttttttgagcATTTCATCCATCTTTTAGATCATGTGTCTCCGGTTCTTCAAGTTGCCTTAAGTTCAGAGTTGTTCCTAGTTCCTGTTGCTCAGCATTTTGAAGAAACCCATTCATGCTTGTATCAGCTGCCGTTAACTGGGAAAAGTCTGTGGAGAGGACAACAGATATGTACtattatatatactgtaaactGCTTACCGTAATATATGGTATTTCTGAGagacaaaaaaataacacttaaaataTCTGCCggttttcatcggacgcacatgcgTTGTCGCGGTTTTACGCGTGTGGtaagaactttacttccggtttctgtttgtttaacgGTCTGACTAACTTCGCGGCTAAAACGAACTCTGGAACAAACACCTtgtcaaaaatatcaaattttttgGTTTCCTAACGACAAGTGGAGAtggcgatcatggatcaccgctatacgtgaagggaggtttggcagccggttTGCAGGTAATATTGTTTACATAATAGTACACATTTCAAACagcaacgttagctcagtgttgttgtttttttatacgctttagctatgaaatatgaactaaggtaaactacttgttgtttattatgcttgttatcagaaataaaccaCTCTAAacggactttgttgttattgatttttttgttatttgatagtcttttgcatgcatgagGTGTACATGAGGAGGAAACAAACTGTGAtgctcacaatatgtcattaccatgtacagaactcttataaTTGATCTATGTCTAGGAAAATTCAGTTTTATATACTACAGCACCTTAAAATAACTATACACACCTGCAGGCATCTCCACTTCCATATGAACTGCTTCAGTATGAAGGTGATTGTCCTGCACAGAGTCAGGATTTTGTGTAGGGTCAGATGAACTGATGACCTGCAATGGGGAGTCACCACTCTCACAGCATCCCACTTCAGGACAGCCAGGTACCCTATGAGCAACCAAAATGACTTATAAGTACACACTTCTGTTACAAATTTGTTCacaaatttaaagggacactccacgtTTTTGAAAAtctgctcattttccagctcctctaaagttaaacatttgacttttaccgttttgaaatccattcagctgatccattgaatctgattggaccattagcattgattgcgctaaaaaataaccaaagagtttcaatatgtttcctatttaaaacttgactcttctgtagttacatctgtactaagaccgatggaaaattaaaagttgccattttctaggcagatatggctaagaactatactctcattctgacgtaataatcaaggacctcgccttcgtaacatggctgcaggaggcgcaatgatattacgcagcagccaaaaatagtccccttagtaattTTCAATGGCAGGGAACTACAgggggcactgtgtaatatcattgcgcctcctacagccatgttacgaaagcaaagtccttgattattacgccagaacgAGAGTATAGTATTCAGatatttcaaatattaaaatattcagccaccgaaaattttcgggcaaaatgttttgatgacgcaaacagaaaccgcgacctgcgcgtgcttgtctgaagcaacatgtatgcggtgtggatgtatttaaccgcaaaaagggaAGTGAGCAGTTGTCTGTACGCACAGaagcacatgcggttgaatgtgtccggtccagacgTGATCGTCAcagtatgcccttcaaagatcagaactcttgatgtgtaaactgatgtgtagtctattaacatacatttgccgaataaagcaatgaaaaacaacgtaacgtttttatgctgcgctgtttggggttcgccctcggtctctgtgtgcgcgcgcgtttaagtgccctcaatagtgcacacaTAAGTGCGACGCAAaaagcgaacataaaatctttctattattgacaggacacatataaacaaaattatctccacagtattctttttctaataaaaacatttctttatgtcttaagtgtatgtatagattacagtcagaaaccagtatctgcttatttggtcttaaagagacagtaacctcaataagtctgtgtcattaatgttaatcaaacaacccaagataaagagaaaatcacttctgtagctctaaaaataatatttaatttatacaaagacagtgttatgactcatttaattcgatttctgtacctaatgctaatgttagcccttattaatgtgcaactttgttctttttttataaatgtttgcaatttctttatttgttaataGATTTTCCCCAccccctttttgctgatccgtcACACActcctagtaaagttagtacacagtgatagccataaattcatttgtactaataattggcatcatcatttacagtatttctgtgtttcggtttttcggccttgatttcctctttttcggttttggccaagaattttcatttcggtgcatcactaatattttccaaaaatgtggagtgtccctttaagagtcgCTTAAAAACTAAAATTCTTACCCATTACAGTAATTGTTGATATGTGATTGTGTATTGGGATGTTTCTGAGTCAACAAAGCATCACTCTCATACTCATAGCCAGCATCCTCCTACAAGAGACAAGGGTTTAATGAATATCAGTAAGGATCATTTTAATACTTTTGTTGATTTAATACAGATTAAACAACTCAAAGCCATTTGATTTCCCACTTTCTTACCTGGTTTACTCCAGGTAGGGGTTGCGTAGTGTGTTTCCCATTAGGAATATATTCTCCTTTAGGAGCATAGATGGTGTGGGCATGTGCCACGTTGGGGTCTACCCCGCAGGGCCGACCAAGAGCCAATCCTTGCAGTGGTACCATAGTGTACTGGCAGGAAGAAACTGTAGCTGCCAAAGTTGGAAAGCGCATATCTAGGGTTTGTTCTGAAATGAAGAAAAATCCCAAATTACAATCATCTCCAAAGATACCCATGTGTGTACATTTAGACACTTTTAGAAAAATGCTGAGGTGGGTCTTATTTAGTGAATGAGCCTAAACAGTTAGATCTTTAACTACTTTCCATGTTTTGGATGTTAAACTCACTTTGTTTGGCCCAAACTCTCCACAGACAAATTGGGATGAAAGCCACGATGATGAAAACAAACGCCCCTAGCACCACGCCCACAATGAGGTAAGGCAGATCACCAGGTCGTGGCACAGGGTTTCCAAGATGGTCAGGTCTGAAGGATGAAGTTTCGGGAGGTGTGGTCCTCTGGTGAGGGCGTGCTGAAAGTACACACAGATGTTACTGCTTAATATCCATACCACATCAGAATCTAGAGATCTCTGTAGGTTAAGAAGTGGTTTATAGattaaaaatacaaaccttTAGTTTCCAAGATGACAACATTTCCAAACTCGCTCTCTCCTCCTTCATTGAAACACTGCATCTTAATGTCGTAAGCCGTTTCGGGCTGAAGGTCCGTAATGGAGTGCCAATATCGGTCACCTACACAAAATGGCACAACATTACTTTTTATACTTTCATTGTGAATAACGCCGATACACAAaatatttcactatttaaataGATAATGGGTTAGTCAAGTTGTTTTACCTTCCACTACATCCTTTTTGTAGTCACTATCATTGTCGCTGTCAGTGGGTCGATAGAAGATGTAGAAGCCATAAATAGGAGTGTTATTTACTGGTGTGTACTGTAAAACAACAAGAAACACTCATTTAAAACACACTATTATGAATTTGACCACGCAACAGGTGAGTTAGTTAGGAAGTTAAAAATAGACGCAGCGCTTACCGTCCACTTGAGGATAACCGTGGTCTCATTGATGGCTTCGTTGTATGTGATGTAGGGTCCGTCAACGGGACGTCGGTTTGGTGGGCCGCTGCCCACTACTGTGTAAGCTTTAGAGGGAGCACTGGGTGGACTCGCTCCCAACACATTAACAGCCAAAACTCTGAATTTGTATGATGTGCCTGCAAGTTATTGGGAAGACAAggaataagtaaaaaaaatttgataaACGATAAACTTTGTCACATTCGTTTGTTAGTAATTgtctacaaaaaaaatcacgttTAATACCATGAAAACAGATGGGGGAATAATACTTGCCTTTCTCCAAGCCCGTGATTTCGACTGAGAGGCGGGATGGTGGGATGTTAGCCACAGCCGCTTCCCAGTCTCCACCCCCTTTACGTAGTTTCTTGTACTCCACACGGAACGACTGGATGGGGAATCCACGGTTCCCGCGAGGTATCCACGTCACGTAAGCTGAGGTCTCTGTCGCCATGGAGACCGTAGGCCTGTCTGGTGCTTCCGGAGCTGTAAAGGACAAATAAAGTTTGTTaagtaataaaatacaatcaaGACCCGCGGTGAGAGTGTGTATGCATGCACAAAGGACACACACGCACGTACATACAAGTACAGCAACACATAACAAACTTACTGTAATCTCATCCTTGATTTAAGATTGAAAGGAATCAAGAAAACAGCATAATGTTAGCATAATGCTAAGATTATTATATTATAGGTTTACTGCATATAGTACAAGTACCTCGAAGACACAAGTACTAAAGCAACAAAGTAAACAtactattattaaaataaatatggcacAAATGTATACTCACGCGAGAGCCGAGGTGGCACCACTGGAGTTTTTGGAGCCCCTATAGGTCCTCCTTTTCTCCCTGATGAAAATTAAAGCAGCCTTAAATAACTCACTTTAcgtaaataaaaacactgtccCTGAATAAGGACCTGAGCATTCAATTGATTTATTACATGGTTCTCTGGATGACCTGACTTTAATTGGTCAATTATGACAATCAGGAAAATTGGGGAGGcatgtaataagtgggataattttaaaggcggagtgcacggtttctgaaaaacgctttggaaaagggagtcgggccgactgccaaaacacacttgtagccaatcagcagtaagcgacgtgtctactaaccgacatcgttgtctgggttgcgtatgtgtggggcgggtctatcaaaagaaggtccagattctattgaggtaggggcgtgtttgtttaggtgatttcaaatgtcaacattggctttcagagatcatccaccctgcctttaagtcaGCTGGTCTTTATCCCTTACATACACAACTCATTTTGCCTAAATCCTAATTCAGAAAAGTCATCTCAAAGCCGCTGTGTGTTTGCGTACATTTGCCTGTTCTGAAAGTCATCATGGCGGGCTGCCCGAGTCCAGCGCAGTTCCTAGCGGACATCTCCACTTCATAGAGACTGGTGGGCTGTAGTTTAGTCAAAGTCAGCTTGTGCTGGGAGCCGGAAATACTGCTTGTGATCCACTCACCAGGAGATTCTCCAGCCTGTGAGAGACAATACAATTTTTATGATTTACTGAacacattctgtgaaaatataacctttataTCTCTAatgttgactgagtaaggtcaaaaattgaaattgggtgcatgatttttttgaaaaacactggaaaagggagttgggccgagtaccaaaacacacttgtagccaatcagcagtaaggggcgtgtctactaactgacattgttgcctgggttgcatatctgtggggcgggtctatcaaaagaaggtccagattaaattggggtaggggcgtgttttgtttttgtaacattggctttcagagatcatgcaccccgcctttaatgtaAAAAGTCAACGATTGCTCCTTATCTCGCTTTTAAAATATGAGACTTTGGCCTATATTCACAGACTGTGTCAcattaaaaatgcttttatcttaGCACCGCTATTTAAACCATGACAAGGTGGCATTTGGGAAACTGTGCTGCTGTACCTTTCTGTATTTGATGACATATTCCAGCACAGGTGCTCCTCCCTCATGACGTGGTTTCCAGGTGAGTTCATAGTAGTCGGCCTTTCCCGTGCGTGGCTGGCTCAGGATAATTGGAGCATCGGCAGGTGAGACTCTGATCTCGGAGCAGTCGAGAGGCAGCATTGCACTGGTGGCCATAGGCTTCAATGGCGGCTGTTCCCGCAAGACCTTGTCTGGGCTCATTGGTCGAATCATGGGTAGCTTACCAGACCGTGAAGGCACTAAAGTTAGGGATGGTAAAATCAACATTAGCTGGATTTTCAGAGGCAGTGTCACATTGCATATTTAAAGAGATTATTAGTCATTTACAGGTTATCATCCTACGTAATGAAAAGAACATTGTGTGGAAAATAAACTTAATATCTtttatattgactgagtaaggtcatttCAAAATTTGATGCTACtcatctcataattagattatgcctttagactttagcctggatttcagaGACAGGGTCATAAACCATACGCACaaggtttaaaaataaaaagggaaaaactaTGATTCATATACTAGCTATACATTTAAATTGCGTCAACACATTGAGACTTAGCAACAAAggtttgctgtattttttaaagggacactccactttttttgaaaatatgctcattttccaggtctcctagagttaaacatttgatttttattgttttggaatccattcggccgatctctgggtctggcggtgccacttttggcgtggcttggcatagtccattgaatctgattagaccattggcatcgcgctcaaaaataaccaaagagttttgatatttttccaattgaaaatttgactcttctgtagttacattgtgtacttagaccgacagaaaattaaaagttgcgattttctaggccaatatggctaggaactatactctcattctggtataataatcaaagactttgctgccgtaacatggct contains:
- the boc gene encoding brother of CDO yields the protein MSGILDWIPWERKRKVRVVCTLGALLCCLQCSVALKEDVPVFTDEPLSVVQKVGGSVTLRCSALPNHVNITWRLNGRELPAGGDEELGVLVQPGSLYIPTLSNLTVGRYQCVATTSVGSSASIPANVTAAKLRDFEPDDQQEIEVDEGNTAVIECHLPESQPKAQVRYSVKQEWLETSKGNYLILPSGNLQIANATQDDEGPYKCAAYNPVTQEIKTSTSTDRLRIRRSTSEAARIIYPPAPRSIMVNKGQRLVLECVASGIPTPQVTWAKDGLDLRNHNNTQFLLSNLLIDAASESDSGTYVCHADNGIGPANSATVLYDVQVFEPPQVRVELQQQDVAWGDTVRFSCQVRGKPTPTVVWLHNAQPVSPSARHRVSSQVLRVLNVGPQDDGVYQCMAENGVGSSQAATRLLTVPTVPSRSGKLPMIRPMSPDKVLREQPPLKPMATSAMLPLDCSEIRVSPADAPIILSQPRTGKADYYELTWKPRHEGGAPVLEYVIKYRKAGESPGEWITSSISGSQHKLTLTKLQPTSLYEVEMSARNCAGLGQPAMMTFRTGKWRKGGPIGAPKTPVVPPRLSPPEAPDRPTVSMATETSAYVTWIPRGNRGFPIQSFRVEYKKLRKGGGDWEAAVANIPPSRLSVEITGLEKGTSYKFRVLAVNVLGASPPSAPSKAYTVVGSGPPNRRPVDGPYITYNEAINETTVILKWTYTPVNNTPIYGFYIFYRPTDSDNDSDYKKDVVEGDRYWHSITDLQPETAYDIKMQCFNEGGESEFGNVVILETKARPHQRTTPPETSSFRPDHLGNPVPRPGDLPYLIVGVVLGAFVFIIVAFIPICLWRVWAKQKQTLDMRFPTLAATVSSCQYTMVPLQGLALGRPCGVDPNVAHAHTIYAPKGEYIPNGKHTTQPLPGVNQEDAGYEYESDALLTQKHPNTQSHINNYCNGVPGCPEVGCCESGDSPLQVISSSDPTQNPDSVQDNHLHTEAVHMEVEMPADFSQLTAADTSMNGFLQNAEQQELGTTLNLRQLEEPETHDLKDG